The window ATTACACTCTTCAGATGCATCTTTTTTGTCGTTGGATTTATCAAAGTGGCTGATACTCTCAAcattcttcctcttctttttactttgttttagCAAATTTGCCTTACTTGGTTTATTAGGAATTGTATCTTCAATTTCATTGGTAAGGCTGGGAACAATGCTCTCAGGCTCAGCATCTCTTCTGGCTGGCCGgctcttctttctttttttatcactCAATTTCTGACTCATTTTCTTTCCTGCAGGTGTTGCATCTGCCAATACCATATCTCAGTGACTCCTCTCCCATCACGAGTATGATCAATTGAAGCAGTTAGATTACCTTTCACCGGCCGAGTTTCAACCATCGCAGCAACAACTTTGACGTCAGTTGAAGCTTTTCTTAccttcaccttcttcttcttcttgtcgCTATTGTTCATTGCCAGCTCCACAAATACTTTCCCCTAAATGATGAAACACGGGTTCAGGAAAGGGAAACATCAAATTCTTCAAAGGTAGAAAaccaaattcaatatttttacaatCACAGTGCAAAATCGTTACAAAGTAAGATTTTCTAGGGTTCATGATTCATACTCACGCGAGCCGCACAGCGGAGTCAATTATCGGCGCCGCCGCAAATTCAGTGAATCAGATATTATATGCCTGCGCCTCCGACCGACTGTGGCGTGTTGATTTTACTAGGGTTTAAGGTTGTGGCGAGGTTTAAGAACAACGTTTAAGAGCACTCTCAATGGTTTGGGGataaactcccttatttctccctaactcctgccacatcagcgccacatcagcaccaaaatttatccccaatttttagccaacttttagccaatctttgcaatggtttctcccttatttctccattatttctccctaactcaacatttcatttttacatcatcactaatttaattgttttatttttatatataataaagctagcttatttaatttataagataaaacaaataatagtaataaagttgtattaaacacgggtacacattacaacgaagaaaaaaaaaaaaaaaaaagtacacgaatggaaaaaaaaaatcaaaaaaaaaattcaagggcggtgggcgcggtttctatttgcccacaattcttcgatgatatcgtGTTGTAGTGCTTGATGGGCCTCCTTCTGGTGTATGTCCATGAACGCCTGGAACCGTTCATGTTCGTCGTGCGGTACACCCTGGCGGGCGGACCCGGTTGAGACACCGTGACTCGATGATGCAACACTTGGGTCGTTGGTGACGTCGAGGACGCCTTCGTGTTCATCATCgatgatcatgttatgcatgatgatgcacgcatacatgatatCGGCAATATCCCCCTGGTAGAAAAAGCGcgccgaaaaatcgccgaactCCTCCCAATGGCCGGCGATAAGTCGGCGAtatccggcgaaaaatcgccggattttcgccgtcgccattgggagtgctctaattcaaatttgaaacaaCTGTTTTACGCAATACTCCTAAATATACTAGCAAGAGTATAGTAGTTACCAATAGGCAATAGCCTAGTCATTTCCTAAATATCTCGAAATAAAAGATACTCACTTCATCCCAAAGAGTTgaattataatatttctttttagtccgtcttaACAAAGttaaagtcattttttttaataaaagacaaaacatctaatcactcttttttttatttcatcatttactttactctctcttatctttcctatttttttcatctctcctatttatttaatataaattcttaatctccgtgcctaaaagttttgtctcaacttttatgggacggaggaaataccaaaaacaacaacgaaatgaattagaaaaaaaaacataaaaaataaaataaaattgaatagactattttagaaaaaattaacaaaataaatttaaaaaattaataaatcaactAGTCGATCGCTCGTCCACACAATAGTGGACTAGCGATCGGCTACCCGTGCTAGTCCGTGCCTGACCTTTCATTCTTCACCCGCTCGTCCGCCGCGTTAGCCTACACAATAGTGGACTAACGCCACACCCAAGCCACTAGTCAGTGGCTAGGAAGTGCGTTAGTCTTCTATTGTAGATGAGATGCTCCTATACTACATTTTACTAGTGTAATTTAATCCTCCTATAAATTactacaatattaattttatgaaaataatgaaacttatataatcaaatttcaattaaaatttaaatttaatgcaaTTCATTAGTACATTTTATTTgcggagtgatcaattgctaactgatcatttaattgttaactacaactaatttaatgtcataggattttagaaaacgtgtagtctacaatttgtcatgtgtaattttcgtttttattaattaaatcgaaaaagataaaaaaaaactccaaattagggttttggatgaaaatgtcaatatagtgtttcgaaaatatcaatacaatgctttaagaatgtcaacacaatgctttaagaatgttaacccattgcttatattgacattctacatgtattatattaacatactttatatactccctccgtccgcgaataggagtcccagttgagttgggtgcgggttttaagaaaagtttgagtttaataatttaagtgtgtgatagtggaatgtgagacccatttatattattatttgcaatcaaagtgggattaaaattaattgcagcttctaaattaagggaaaagtgaggtcattttttatactcccaagataaaatgtctaaccaggactcctaatggcggacggatgaaaatggccaaccgggactcctattcgcggacggagggagtagtatgttgacatttttgctgtacgaaaaaatttaaaaaattttgaattttttttcaaattttgacatcggaacatatgtatgtaggatatcgttggaatccttataaaattatctttttaatttgatatactccctccgtcccaagataagtgacctacttcttttgggcacgggatttaaggaatggtatttaaataagttaaagtggagagagtaaaatatgagagagggaaaagtagaggagagaagagagaataaagtaggtggagaataaagtaagagagatgactttttgctaaaaatggaaataggtcacttatagtgggacacccctgaaaggaatacaagtcacttatcttgggacgaagggagtatgttatatgaatttaaagttttgggatttcttttaaaagttagttataactaattttgtagttaattgatattaatactcttattgatattttttggaattaatcatatgaccttattgacttttttgttgatcgtattgacattttcgggttgatgatctaggcctttaatttgaatatctaatggctttTATTTAGTTgcagttagcaattaagtattgagttagtaatataacactccctttatttaatactcctataatatattaaaacaaaaaaacataaattgttaataggggagtgatcaattgttaactcatcatttaattgctaactacaactaatttaaggccataggattttagaaaacgcgtggtctacaatttgccacatgtaattttcgtttttattaataaaataaaaaaagattaaaaaaactccaaattaggattttggatgaaaatgtcaatatagtgttttgaaaatatcaacacaatgctttaagaatgttaactcattgcttatattgacattctacatgtattatattgacatattttatatagtatgttgacatttctgctgtacgaaaaaattaaaaaattttgaaatttttttcaaattttgacgtcggaacatatgcacgtaggatatcgttggaatccttataaaattatctttaatttgatactccctccatcccatttaTGGTATAGTGGAATGCgagtcttattttttatattagttttatactcctataaaatgtgagtggaaaagagttagtggaatgtgtggcctaataccatttatggaatatttcaaccgggactcctaaagtgggacacccaaaagagtaaaccgggactcctaaagtgggacggagggagtatatgttatatgaatttaaagttttgggatttcttttaaaagttagttataactaaacatgtagttaattgacattaatacccctattgatatttttttgaattaatcttatggccttattgacgttttttattgatcgtattgacatttcagggttgatgatctaggcctttaatttgaatatctaataactattatttaattgtagttagccattaaatattgagttagcaatataacattccttagtattatatatcaaaatagaaaGCTTAAATTGGTGTAAAAGTGAATGAGCCCAATGGCCTAATCAAGTGCACAGTGCACTACttccataatttattacacgATCTGTAGTATCAATGtttaatactttttttttttcatattaattgagtcatttttctattttggaaagttccaaaataattgtgtcatttctatttttggcaaaatgtaactctctttatctctcttactttattctatctctttatctctcttactttattctatcttactttattcaccatCCATTTAACATAGTATTCTTAAATTATGTGCCGAAGATAGCATTACTAGTACATAGTATATCGATTTGTATTCAAAAGCCAAAGAGAtatattgacatctaatatcatggaactttcaaaaagttggttTTTTcccattaattttgaaattgacaaataatatcacgaactttaccccgaGTGTTATTTACCACCAATAAAAAATTccggcaaataatatcatgatacagatttttttcataatttctcgacaacaacttcgagattttcaaaattttcaatatttgagaataagttttcttgaagcacaccctcaaaatttgtttttcaatctattaatatagccagaaattttcatttgtgGGTAACAAACTAAtggtaaagttcatgatattatttgtcaatttcaaagttcatgagaaaaatacaattttttgaaagttcTATAATATTAGGTGTCAATATCCCAAAGTCAAAACACTAGGAACCCATAGTGGCTCTGTTGACTCCTCCTAACGTGACATATATAAATTCTATCGGTGCCACTatcccaaaatcaaaataccaGGAACCCATAGTGGCTCGGTTGACTGCTCCTAACGTGACATATATAATTGTACCAACATATAATTGCAAGTATGCCCAACTATgagtttttttaatcaataatcTATGGAGCCTAAATATATCTGCTATTGGgaaattttctcaatttttatggCCTTTATTTCTAACGAAAACCTTCTTCCCCAATTTTGGCATATAAACACGGATCATCTTAAAATGACTTTTCAAAACAAAGTATCTATAGCAAAAATGAGAAGTAGGGTTGAGATTATTGCATTTGGCATATTAACATGTGGTGCCACGAGTTTGACGCTAATCTCACGACCTATAAATACTAGTTTGCACACACCCCTCAATCAAACCACCAACATTAACATATTCTTTTGTTCCTACAACTTCTCaatcaagaaaatatgaataacACAGAGAGCGCAAGCTACAAAGCCGGCGAGGCCAAGGGCCAAGCCCAGGAAAAGGGCAACCAACTCCTGGAGAAGGCCGGCAATGCTGCTCAATCCGCTAAGGAATCACTCCAGGAAGTATTAATATTTCCTTgccttatttataattattaccataaattagtactactactattattttttaataattaaaattgtgtttCAGGCTGGAAATCAAGCACAGGCCAAGGCACAAGGTGCAGTGGATGCTGTCAGGGATGCGGTCAACAAAAATTGACCCATTTTAGTGATCAACATATATACCCCCTCCATAATTATGTCTTTAATTGTAGACAATCcctatagttttattttttgttttttcgcTTCGGTCGTTTGACATGGTACACAGTCCGGCATGAAGTTTTATGgatactattaaataaataatacagtaataaataataatattttattattttaaggcatttcattttttcaagcATATATGCTCTGAAGATGCAgttgattaaaaaatagtagtatgaaTTACTATATATAGTGTCCAATCGATCGATTTATCATCTTATAAAACGGTGCgatggaaaaatattaaaactcaCTCTACCTgcagaaaattttcataaacatttccatttttttaatgttatcgAAAACAATATAATCTACTCCTTTTTTGGGAGCTCGAAAGAGTTGGAGATTTTAAagcattttatcattttttaactGCGTGTCAGGGATATGGAGTACTACCGTCTATATTATCCTCATTAATTCGATTCAATCGTAGCCAATGCGAACGGgagattaattaatcaaacaagttatgattataattttatatcaaagGTGTCTCACTTTAGAAGAGAGTGGTGTACTACATCTagctttttttctattttaacaTTTTCCGATGCCTTCAACTTTTGTTGtcttttgtgaatttattactTACATACCAtgtacttcatccgtcccacttaagatgttGTTGAGAAGTTTGGTCGAATAAATAAAGggaaaaattgattattttaatgaggaaAGAGTAAAGCgatatttatttccaaatacagagagtggacatcttgaacaaactaaaaaaaaaaattggacatCTTAAATGAGACGGGGAAGTATATAATTGGTTTTATAaagttattattaatttattaataaaaatgattattgattagagttgaataattcaaaaataggatatatattttactaaaattataaaaaaaataatggtcTCACTTCTCAATTTGACCCGGTGTAGGTCTATATGGTAAATTAATTCTCAGAATTGACATGTACTTTCTCCGTCTCTTGAAAATATGATTTGAAAGGGcgcaaattttaatatataattgatgaagtaagagagataaaaagaaaatgtgattgaaatattgttattgGAGAATACATCTCATTTtagaaaagattttttttttttacattagaaagttcattattttaagaaacagagtaaaaaaaatactactcctagttTAACAGATAGACTCAAAAGTAGTTCCAGAGCTCAAGCGAAATATGGTGATGCTCAAAAGTCATATATCTAACTTTTTTGCGTATAATTAGTAGGCAGTGATATAAtgaaaacttatatattgtacaaactcaaaactctttaacacagcttcaacacaatttcaatacaatatcaacacagtgtaaaatttcaagattttaatgtcaacacagtatcaatacaatatcaatacaacatcaatcattgactaccattgaaattctgttgacattttcctgttgatatttttttgtgatctgttgacatttttcaatggtccagatcatagttttaagtttgtacaatatttagagttttcatttgatcacgtcCCTTTGactaatagtataatttaatgtaCCAAATACTAAAGTAATGTATAAcagattaaatattaattgtaagATCAATCGTGATTTGGACGCAATTTTGATTTGAGAGTCTGTGAAAATACTAGAGAGAAACGTTTTCTTTACTCTTTTATTCAATCTTGAATAAGCgaataaaacaatataatagtatatgatTATACAGTTATACTAGTAGATATGTGTTTGATAAACTTGAATTTTAGTGTGCGGTGGAGAGACAATTGATGGCTCCAATAGTTCACGTGGCTTAGATTGTTACAAATAGTATAGAGGTCTCAACTCGTGGTTGAGATTTATATTCAGCTAACTCTAAATTCTTTTCTTACACAATATGGTATCTTCCCATTGGCTGACCTTATTATCCGACTCATCATGCTCCTACTGTAACAGGATAGCTTTCCCACACTTTTTATTCTTGACCAAGTGATTTGAAATATGTAACACCACCCACTACTTCTTTACGTTCACATGCATTGCCTTAATGTTccaatttttcaaataaaagagagagaaagcgaTGTTATTCCTAATCATTTATGAGcctagaaaaattattttagatgcACTATATCAATAAACTGAACACTTCCAGTCTGTTATGCCACATCAGCAAACATCTTAGTCTGGCGTAGGTCCTACCTCGACTTATAATAGCCACGAAATTACTAAACAGTTTTTCCAACCCACTAAATACCTGCCACGTGTAGTCTCCCAGCTCTTTACATGAATGGAATCCTCAACTCCCAAACTCTCACAACATAATCAAAAAACTAAACACAAAgcaatcaaatttcaaaaaaaaaagtgcgATGCTGAAGTCTGAAACAGTGAACAAGTGGGCCCGCAGCTGCGACGCCTGCCGCTCGGCCGCGTCGGCCGTCTACTGCCGCGCGGACCAGGCGTACCTCTGCGGCAGCTGCGACGCCCGCATCCACGAGGCGGCCTCGCAGCACGACCGCGTAGGGGTGTGCGAGGCCTGCGAGAGGGCCCCGGCGGCCTTGGTGTGCAAGGCCGACTCGGCGTCCCTGTGCGAGGCCTGCGACGCAGAAATCCACTCGGCCAATCCGCTGGCGTGCCGCCACCACCGCGTCCCGGTCCAGCCCATGCCTTACGGTTACAGCGACGAGGAAGACGAGGCGGGATCGTGGCTGCTGATGAATACAATCAGGAATGGCGATGCGAGGCCGCCGCCGTCGTTTCTGGATGAGTATTTGGATTTGGAACTTGAGGACTACAATGAGTTGAGTGAGGGATATTCATACAACAATGAGCAGCATCAGCAGGGGCATTGCGGTGTTGCTGCAGGGAGCAGCTATGACGACAGCATCGTTCCCGTTGATTATCACAACAAGGGATACGAAGCTGGATATACTTATCCTGCATCACTCACTCATACTGTGAGTTCTTCACCTCTgctatttttaactttttaccttttcttttctactCCAAATATCATTTTGCAATGCTCTTTATGATATATTCCTACTAAGTATTACTAGatctactttattaatttggattttgagattcaataataaataattaatcataagtgtatatatatctaatgaaatttgatgccataattatgtcaaaataatgaatatataaaataaatttaaattgattgaaattatatattgagagaaaaaataagaaatctCAAAGTTCATGTTCGGGgaaaatcaaaaatattttaagtttgtgAAATTATAGCTAAATAACTCCTCATATTGTCTTGACACGTTTTGCCACGAAGATGGTATGTAATCCACCTTTGGTCGAAAtagaaaatctcaaaattaaatttaaacgataaagatttttgaaaattggtATATTTGTTGACgaatcacttttttttgtctGATCTTGCATTTCATTTGAGCATgtaaacaacaaaatttattaggATGATAGCATGTAAAATATTGAACTTTGATCAAAAGAAATGCTAAGTGAAAACGTTGATTATTGAGAATAGGTATCAACGGACATTGGGATAGTCCCGGAATCCACAAGTGAAGCATCATCGATGAAATGCGAAGCGTCGGTCTCCCACTGCGACAAACGAGGCACTATCGAACTATTCACGAGCCCCTTGATCGAAGCCCCGACTCAGTTGAGCCCGATGGATCGAGAAGCGAGGGTGCTGAGGTacaaggagaagaagaagacgcgCAAGTTCGAAAAGACGATAAGGTACGCATCAAGGAAGGCGTATGCCGAAACAAGGCCGAGAATCAAAGGCCGCTTTGCCAAGAGGAAAACTTCGCAAGGCCAAGTTGATCAGATCTTCTCTTCGCAACCGGATAATGCATACGGCGTCGTTCCCTCCTTTTGATCTCTCATTCTCTTCTTTGCAATAGCCTATATATATCTACTTGCTTCCTTTGTCACTTGccttgtgtatatatatacatgtatgtTTTTGTCAAGTGACTTTTCACTtctgtttattatttttttgttcagATCACAGAGTTCGATGAAATACTGAAAAAGTCTTTctatcaaaattgaaatacatGTATGTTGCTACTTTTAAAGTAGGACCGCAAATAGACAAGTACTCCACCAGCATATTACTAATAAGactagttttctttttagttttctctttttaaaattgatttggtAATCGCCTCTATTGGGCTTAATAGTTGGCCCATCTTCCCACCCTTGGTTGGAAGGTTCGTGAACTCCTCTTTTCTTTTGGTTGGCCCAACTTAGTAAAACCTCTAAATAAGGAGACTGAGATTGCAATGCATAACACAATCAAAGGCCGGGTACCGTACATTATTAATAGGAGCGGGtgcagttttattttttttatagttgtaagtacttttttaactttttaatatgagattcttagaaaataatatttgatgataattttatttgaacaaaaaaatcaagaatttatGTTTGTAATAATTAATTGCACCATCTCTATTCGGTACTATAAGGGgttgttcggtttgcaagattatatctcgggattaaatatgtattgtgtttggttcatgagattgaatccacagctcaatcctagatggataatcatatgataattagtcagTCACCctcccaactaaaataatctcacaactcaatcgtAGATTacggtggtgttcggtttgcacgATAAAATAGTACCATgatacaatctaggattgagtcgtgagattattttagtcatagggggttagctatgactaattatcccatgattatccatctaggattgagttgtggggttgaatctcatgaccgaacacacaacaaatttaatcccgGATACAATcatgcaaaccgaacaccccctacATCTTATGATTGTTTTGTCTATCAAATCAAACAGACACTTAaacatagtactccctccgtcccagataattcgacccagtattccatttcggaccgtcccacataatttgtcccactttacttttaccatttttggtagtggacctcatattccactaactcattcatactcacattttattataaaattaatactttaaaaataggacctacatcccatcaactttttcaactcacttttcattagatttcttaaaactcatgccgggTCATTGATATGAATATAGTTGCTAAAGATCATGTATACGTTCGTAATTCGTTGGTTGCCATAGATTCGCCGTTGGTCGAGAAAtatgtaatactactattaatgaTCACACGTCACCGTTTGATGATGACAAATGCATTTGCACAAAAACTCGAGAAATTGACGATTTTTTACTATTGACCATTAATCTTTATTAATAAACTCTCTATCTCTATTGAATATTGTGAACGTACGtaactatattatatttagtCCCAAATATTTGGTTACCATACTATATTTAGTAATGATCATATGTTCGTTGTGGGTTGTGGCCATGCACGCAATCGAACGTGCATGACGATAGATAGATGCTAGCTGATGGAGCATTAtgtattgatatatttatatgataaaataatgagTTACACTAATGTTAGACGATgaatacacaaaaataaaatgatcaatTGGTATCCTATTCAttctatatcaaaatttatacaataatgTTAATTAACGCATTCAATTTGTTAATAGTTGAGAGAGACTTCCGATTACCTCAATAAGTACCTACTTTTATCTCAACTAACCCATTATAAATCGTCGCTATTAATTAGGTCACaaacacttaaaaaaaaattgaactcaGTTATTGGTATTTAGCTCCCAACTAATCCATCAAAAGATGGTtccccaaaaaaatgaaaaagtagtagtaacaaataatactggataaaattatttaaactcCCTTTTTATTCACACTATGAAATTATTCCCTTTTCATTCACAGACTCTATGTGACAAGCAATGAATTCATTCATTCCTTTCCTTCTATCTTGTTCTTCTTTactttcccttttctttccAATGTGGACATATGCGTACACGTAAATGATAACTTAGAGAGAGGTGTAGAACtcaatatcattatttaatttgattattgcACACTCAAAGCTTGTAGATTCTATTTCTATtgtataaaacataaaaattcaaaatcttttGACAAACAGAAAGGCGAAA is drawn from Salvia hispanica cultivar TCC Black 2014 chromosome 6, UniMelb_Shisp_WGS_1.0, whole genome shotgun sequence and contains these coding sequences:
- the LOC125192041 gene encoding stress-induced protein KIN2-like, whose translation is MNNTESASYKAGEAKGQAQEKGNQLLEKAGNAAQSAKESLQEAGNQAQAKAQGAVDAVRDAVNKN
- the LOC125193508 gene encoding zinc finger protein CONSTANS-LIKE 1-like — encoded protein: MLKSETVNKWARSCDACRSAASAVYCRADQAYLCGSCDARIHEAASQHDRVGVCEACERAPAALVCKADSASLCEACDAEIHSANPLACRHHRVPVQPMPYGYSDEEDEAGSWLLMNTIRNGDARPPPSFLDEYLDLELEDYNELSEGYSYNNEQHQQGHCGVAAGSSYDDSIVPVDYHNKGYEAGYTYPASLTHTVSTDIGIVPESTSEASSMKCEASVSHCDKRGTIELFTSPLIEAPTQLSPMDREARVLRYKEKKKTRKFEKTIRYASRKAYAETRPRIKGRFAKRKTSQGQVDQIFSSQPDNAYGVVPSF